A DNA window from Porites lutea chromosome 6, jaPorLute2.1, whole genome shotgun sequence contains the following coding sequences:
- the LOC140941193 gene encoding zinc transporter ZIP11-like, with protein MIPNYNPVTQALLGTLFTWGVTALGSALVFVFSHGQRKVLDASLGFAAGVMLAASYWSLLAPAIEMAETSGSYGNNGRFAFIPVSVGFILGAVFVFGADKLLPILGIESSNIAETLTGEFQNGSACKEKDVKDDSHQTEIQLNSYSHSSTTSQITQRRKTDISKSRKEDVEQQKFVEQQTSWRRILLLIIAITVHNIPEGLAVGVGFGAIGKTTAATFENARNLAIGIGIQNFPEGLAVSLPLRGAGFSSWKSFWYGQLSGMVEPIAGLFGAAAVVIAEPVLPYALAFAAGAMVYVVVDDIIPEAQTSGNGRLASCFTIVGFVVMMSLDVGLG; from the exons ATGATACCGAACTATAATCCTGTCACTCAAGCCCTCCTGGGTACCTTATTTACTTGGGGAGTCACGGCATTAGGCTCTGCTCTTGTGTTTGTTTTCAGCCATGGTCAG AGAAAAGTTCTAGATGCCAGCCTGGGATTTGCCGCTGGG GTTATGTTAGCAGCTTCATACTGGTCCTTACTAGCTCCGGCAATTGAGATGGCTGAAACATCAGGAAGTTATGGAAATAATGGAAGATTTGCCTTCATTCCAGTCTCTGTGGGATTTATTCTTGGTGCTGTATTTGTCTTTGGAGCTGACAAGCTTTTACCTATTCTG GGCATAGAATCATCTAATATAGCTGAAACATTAACTGGGGAATTCCAGAATGGGAGTGCATGTAAAGAAAAGGATGTAAAAGATGACTCTCACCAAACCGAAATCCAACTTAATAGCTACTCACACAGCAGCACTACATCACAAATAACACAGAGAAGGAAAACAGATATTTCAAAGAGTAGAAAAGAGGATGTTGAACAGCAGAAATTTGTAGAACAACAGACAAGTTGGAGGAGAATATTACTATTAATAATTGCAATCACTGTGCACAATATTCCAG AGGGTTTAGCAGTAGGAGTAGGATTTGGTGCCATTGGGAAAACAACTGCAGCAACATTTGAAAATGCAAG AAATCTTGCGATAGGTATAGGAATTCAGAATTTTCCTGAAGGATTAGCTGTTAGTCTTCCTCTCCGAGGAGCAGGATTTTCATCGTGGAAGAGTTTTTG GTATGGTCAACTAAGTGGAATGGTAGAACCAATAGCTGGTCTGTTTGGTGCTGCTGCAGTAGTG ATTGCCGAGCCTGTATTGCCGTATGCTTTAGCATTTGCAGCTGGTGCGATGGTATATGTGGTAGTTGATGATATTATACCGGAAGCACAAACAAG TGGAAACGGTCGCTTGGCTTCCTGCTTCACAATCGTTGGTTTCGTTGTGATGATGTCTTTGGACGTGGGACTTGGATGA